DNA from Treponema sp. J25:
CAGGGCCGGGATTTTTTCCATCATTCGGCGTATCCGGCGATAAGGTCGCGGTAAAAATAATAGCTATCTTTGGGGATTCGCTTCAAGGTTGCATAATCGCAATAGATAATCCCAAAGCGCTTAGAATACCCGTAGGCCCACTCAAAATTATCGATAAGGGACCACAGGAAATAGCCTTTCACGGGGATACCTTCCTCGAGGGCCTCTTGAAGCGCCTTAAAATGACTGCGAAGATAGGCGATACGCTCCGTATCATGAACCCGTTCATGGCCCGCCGCATCGACCACCGGCCGGTCCTGCACCGCACAGCCATTTTCCGTTACATAGAGGGGGATGCCACCGGTTTCATCCCGAAGCCAGCGGAGGTACCGGATAAAACCCCGCGGCACGATGGGCCATCCCATATCGGTGACAGGCTCCCAGGAAGGCACCATCTCCACCGAATCAGGGGCATGTTCGTTCCATCGAACCGCCCCTTCACTGTAGTAATTCAGTCCCGCAAAATCGATGGGCGTACTGATGATATCCATATCCCCCGCTTCCACGGGCATACGAATTCCCCGGGAAGCCAGGTACGCCTCTGGGTAACCCTTACCGCACACGGGGCCCGTAAATACCCGGTTGTCCCGGTCAATTACCCGTTCTACCGCCTTAAGATCCTCTGGACGTCGAGTGGCAGGCCGGGGAATCACCAGGTTCCAGGTAATACCAATTTCCCCTTTTTTGCCGGAATTCCGGAAGGCCTGCACCGCAAGGCCGTGGGCAAGGTTTAGATGATGGACCGCCCGGGCCGCCGCATGGATATCGGCAATACCGGGGGCATGCACCCCATAGGCATAGCCTAAATAGGCGGAACAAAAGGGCTCATTAAGGGTAATCCATTTGGAAACCCGATCTCCAAAGGCTTCATAGCAGGTTTGGGCATAGCGGGCAAAGGCATAGGCGATTTCCCGGTTTTCCCAGCCCCCTTGATCCTGCAACGCCTGGGGAAGATCCCAATGATACAGGGTAACCACCGGTTCTATTCCTGCTTCATGGAGGGCCTCGATAAGGTTTCGATAGTGGTCTATCCCCTTTTGATTAATAGGTCCCTTGCCCTCAGGATAAATTCGGGGCCAGGCTATAGAAAAACGATAGGCCTGAATGCCCGCCTCTTTCATGAGCCGAATGTCTTCTCGATAGCGATGATATTGGTCACAGGCCACGGCCCCACTCTCACCACCGTATACTTTACCCGGTATGCGACAGAAGGTATCCCAGATACTGGGGCCCCGTCCATCCTCCGTAACCGCCCCTTCGACCTGATAGCTTGCCGTAGCAGCTCCCCACAAAAAATCCGCTGGGAAACGTAACTCCATGATGTGTTCTCCTTGCGGTTTAATTGTAATTTTTCAATTAAATCCTGTCAAGCCCTGTACCCTCCCACCATCCAGAGGGGGAGCACCGCATCGCCCCCTCTCAGCTCAGCCCGCATGCCGCCGCATCGGCC
Protein-coding regions in this window:
- a CDS encoding GH1 family beta-glucosidase; its protein translation is MELRFPADFLWGAATASYQVEGAVTEDGRGPSIWDTFCRIPGKVYGGESGAVACDQYHRYREDIRLMKEAGIQAYRFSIAWPRIYPEGKGPINQKGIDHYRNLIEALHEAGIEPVVTLYHWDLPQALQDQGGWENREIAYAFARYAQTCYEAFGDRVSKWITLNEPFCSAYLGYAYGVHAPGIADIHAAARAVHHLNLAHGLAVQAFRNSGKKGEIGITWNLVIPRPATRRPEDLKAVERVIDRDNRVFTGPVCGKGYPEAYLASRGIRMPVEAGDMDIISTPIDFAGLNYYSEGAVRWNEHAPDSVEMVPSWEPVTDMGWPIVPRGFIRYLRWLRDETGGIPLYVTENGCAVQDRPVVDAAGHERVHDTERIAYLRSHFKALQEALEEGIPVKGYFLWSLIDNFEWAYGYSKRFGIIYCDYATLKRIPKDSYYFYRDLIAGYAE